The Setaria italica strain Yugu1 chromosome VIII, Setaria_italica_v2.0, whole genome shotgun sequence genome includes the window tggtggagttggagaaaattacccaccactgccactcattagtggaaaataACCGGTTCGTTcaatttccttttcttcttctccgtgcGACACGCTGCCGTCCTTCTCTTCCGTCGTTGTCCGCCCCTGCCCGCgggagcgccgcccgcccctgcccgccAGAGCTGCCGCCAGCCCCTGCTCGCCCCCGCTCGCCATGCTCGCTCCGCCCGCCATGCTCGCTCCGCCCGCCCAGAGCCCCGCTCGCCTCTGCTCGCCCCGCCACCAGAGCCCCGCCCGCCAATGCTCGCCCCGCCCGCCATGCTCGCTCCGCCCGCCAGAAGCCCCGCCCGCCAGAGCCCCGCTCGCCTCTGCTCGCCCCGCCCGCCATGCTCGCTCTGCCCGCCAGAGCCCCGCTCGCCTCTGCTCGCCCCGCCCGCTAGAGCCCCGTCTGCCCCTGCTCGCGTCTGCCCGCCCCTGCCACtggagccccgcccgcccctacCACCGGAGCCCGCCTCGCCGGAGCCCCACCCGCCCTTGCCGCTGGAGCCCCACCCGCCCCTGCCGCCAGAGCTCGCCCCGCCGTTGCCCCGCCCGCCCCTACCGTCGTAGCCCGCCCCGTCGtagccccgcccgcccctgctcgcccttGCCGCCGGAGCGCAGGAGGGCGGCGGGTCCACAGGCGCGGCAGGGAAGGTAGCGGAGGTGTGGGGAGGTCACACTCGCCGCGAAGAAgacgttttttctttttttttaattctgatGCATGGGTCCAAATTGCCAGTGAGACAAAGACAAGAGTGGAGCTGTACCAACCGTTTTTTGAGATTTCAGATtacggtggagcagctctatggtattacggtggagcagctctatggtggagctagctggatctggagctgttttttccgagctggagctctgccaaacaggtaCTTAGTGTTAGTGTTTTATTTGTTTCTGTAAAGGTGAGGCCGATATCCCTAAAGGTACAAAAACTTTATGATAAATGAATTGCACGAATCCTATGTGAAGTTGGGCATAGTTGGTCACACAATATTGCAAGCACTAAATGTGTGCACTTTGCAGCCCTATGGCTGGTTGGTATCTGCATGTGGCATGCTACGAAAGTACCTCTGACATCTGAACAGAGCAAATTCGAGCTAAGTACCGTAAAATAGGTACGTCGATAGATGTATATGAGAGAACTGACCCGATTAACTTTGCAAAAGATAGTATATTAGATATTTCTGGAGGGAAATTGGCTGCACAtgagaataaaaagagaagggaaagaaagctGACCGTCATGCTCCCACAAGGATCAGAATCCTTGTCATGCATGTATGAAATGAAGAACTACGAAGCCACTCGGCCATTGTTAGCAATGGATGAACCAGTTAAAGCGGCACAAACCACTTGCTGTCCCATATTATTGAAAGCAGAATCTGTTTCGTCGTGTGGCATTTGGGTGTGAGTCTCCTGTACCTGTTCCTCTGACAGAACAGAACAATCTACAATCTCATTCTCAGTTTTCCCTGCTGCAGTGGAATCTCCTCCATGATCTACCTTAGGTGGTATAGCCCTTTTGAGGACAACTATTGGCCTGTTGGGATGTTCCTTAGCCGCCCTCACCCAGTTTGCTTTAGTACCATCAGTGACTCTACAATCAAGCATTACTTCGCTCAGTCGTGTGAAACCATTGATCTGGATTCCACAGAGGCCATTCATATCTTTACAGAGCAGCTGAAGAGATTTAAGAAATGGCAAAGCACCTTTTTCAACCTTTGGAAATGTTGGACGCTGCAGCACAAAACATAGGCCGAGCAGCCTTGGCAATGCCTTGTCCTTAATGTGGATCTCTTCAAGTTCATCTGCAATAAGCTTAAGGTACTGCAGATGCGTCAAATTGGTCAAAGCTGTGAGAAGATCAGCTGTCATTTTAGTTGATTGAAGGTACAGCTCCCTGAGTCGGCGCAGTGCCGTGACAAACCCAGGAAGTTCTAGTAACCTGCCCTGTAATTTCAGTGACCTAAGATAGCAGGGAGCCTTTAAATCTTTCAAAAAATCCTCAGAGCATCCATCAAAATAGAGTGACAATGAACGAGGGTCATTGCTTGCATCCTTTTCATCATGAATGAACTCTTGTATGGCCTTCTGAAGAGTAGTCAATTTAGTACTAGTCGCAGATGACTCACACCAGATCTTGACCTTTCGCATTTTTTTCATATACCCCATAAGTTCTGCAAATCCTTCACTTtcatctacgagaaatcctcctAGTGTCTGCAACTTACATTTTCCTGAAGCCAGAAATTTCTGCAGTTCATCTTGCATGGCTTTATCTCGAAGCTTAAATTTTCCAAACAGGTGAATTAAATAGGGAAGTTGAATAACTTCTGTTGGAAGGATCTTTACATTCGTTCTCCTTAGGTCGAGCGTCTCCAAAAGCTTCAATTGTTTTATCTCTTTGGGAAGGCTGGTAACATTGCCCCCTAGGCTCAGATATTTAAGAAGCAATAGGTTGCATACTTCTCTGAGATGATCGTTTTGCAAGTCTGTACAGTCTTCAAGATCCAAGACTCTCAGCAGTTGGTACTTGTTGAAATTCAACATATCTTTACCTGCCTTGCCAAATACTATCAGAGACCTGACAAGAGATAGATCAATGTTGAAACTGGCTTCATCTGTAATACCGTTATGATGGAGAGAAATGCGACGGGCATGGTTAGGTTGGAGCTCCCCTCCATCAAACAAAGTAATGAAGTTTTCACAGAGAGACTTGAGCGTAATGAACTCGTGCATCATGCCATAAGTTTTGCAAGTTTTCACTTTGGTATTGATGCTTACATTAATGGGTTGGATGATGTTCTGATTCATTAGCTTCTCAAAATTTTCAGCAGCTGGATCATTGCATAAATTTGTTGGCTGCAGAAATCCCTCAGCTATCCATTGGCTCTTTATCCTTTTCGCCCTGACTGGATGATTACTAGGGAACATAGCAAAATATAGAAAGCATGCTTTGAGGGCATGGCTTGGAAGGCTGGCATAGTCATGGGTCAACACCTGATGCATCCTGTCCAAGGTATCGTCACCGCTCTGCAGATCATAGAAACGAGCCTTGTTGCACACATCCTCGCAGTCTTGTCCTGTCGGCCAACTCTTTTTTCGCATAAAATGGCCGACAGTAGTCAGAGCAAGTGGTTGACCATCACATTTATTTAAAATTGCTGCTGAATCAGGCTGCAAGTAATCTGAATATTCCCCTGGACAAGCATTTCTCAGAAACAATTGCTTTGAGTGTTTCTCATCAAGTCTTCTCATTTTGTGTATGTAACCGTGGGTAGAGCTGCAGGTATTGGCTACTGACTGAATTTTTGTTGTCACCACTATTCTACTGCTAACATCTCGAGGGAAGGCAGACTTTACAATACTCCATTGATCTGACCTCATGCCATCAATTACGATGAAGTACCTGGAATATTTAGAAATGAGGATATAAAAGTTATCAAAGAGTTATTCTGCAACAACAGTAAACTAATGGGTCAAGGAAGAAAGAACAGTTTTCTTATTGGACTGCATTGAGCATCACATATataacatatatataatttctgtAGTTTAAAGGAATAACTGATGTTTACTGATATATGCTTTCAAAGAATAACATACATATGCTTTAAGTATTGACATATTCACACGTGGAGTATACAATATGGCCCAAATTAGCAACTGATTTGCAGTTCTTGCGGATCCCTTTAGTTTTCTTAGCTATTTTAGAACTTTCTTTCGGCTTATCATTCACCCAGTATAGGGAGCACATATTTCTACATGTCACTTCCCAAAGAGaagtctccttttcttttctccttatACTACAAGTCTCAGACATTAGATTCGAAGTGTTTTGTAGGTAGTTCAACTGAGTCATGAATCTTTTCTGAATCCTCAACATATTCTGTACGAGAAACTATCTGAATCTTTCATTTCTCATAGCTGATGTCTTTCCTGACTATCTATGTTTGCCATTTACGGAAAGAATTTCATTTCGATGATAACATTCAGTAATCAGAGCAATGAGTAGAGTACTATTTTCATTTTACTAAAGGATGGTAGACAGTTTCTACCTCTTGTTATTCAGGAAGTTGCAAAGGTCAGCACTAAGCTGGTTGACATTGGAGGTAACCAGATCTGGCTTGTTCAGTTGACGGAGTATCTCACTTAAGAGCTCCCCTGGATCCCCATGCGTCCCAGAAACCCATGCCCTTTCCTCAAACTGCTTGCCAATCTCGCTGTTGTACAACTCCCGGGCAAGGATGGTCTTCCCCAATCCGCAGAACCCAACTATGGAGATCACCCTCAGCTGCTTAGGTTGACCCTCCGCTTCCGCCAACTGCTCCAGAAGCTCCTCCAGGGGAGCATCGATGCCAACCAGATCATCAGGAAGGACATGCTGATCCCAGGATGATTGTGCCAGCTGGGATGAGGATGAATGGGACACTGAATACCTCTGCTGCCGCTGGAGTGCTTCCTCCAGTCTGTACCTAAGGTGCTGCATCTCTTCGCCTAACTGGGAGCGTGATTTTCTCTTTCTCCCAGATTTCATATATTTACAGTACCATGGTTGCTGATCCCAAGACGCATCATACATGATGTGGTCTATACAATCCTCCATTTCATGAGCTACATGACGCAATTCTTCAACCGATAAACGCAGTATGTGATCATCCTGCCCCAAGAGCTGCCCGTCAATGGCACTAGTGATCATGGGAAGCTCTCTCATCAGGAAAGTCACATCTCCTTCAAAGCCCTTGTACAGCTTGTATTTCTCCTCCACCAGCGAGAACAATCTCGACACGAGGTTGTCTACAAATGCACTCAACAGGCCAGGGTCCTTCATCGATCACAATGGTTGTTAGCTAGGCACTGACGGTTCCTACTTCCTAGTGAGGAGATAAAATGCTCCCTGTGTTGCAATGTAACAATTGGGTGGATAAAACAGACATGGAGCACATGGACCTTAAGGAGCATCTTGTAGCAGGAGAGGAGACCACATCTGGCTTTTCATCTGACAGTAAATTGCAGTTGTTAGCAGCACCTTTTACATTAAATATATCATAAGTATGAAGCCATATTAAATTAGTATTAAGTCCAGCACAGAAATGCAATGGTTATATGTAGCGAATACTTCCAATGATTTTATTACAGTACCGATGCTTATGTACAAACACTGATATTCACACTGTAACCcctgaaaataaaaattgtacAGTGACAAGGATGGATCATCGCAAAAAAGCTCTGGGGATCAAAACTACTATACTTTTCTAAAGATGCAGTAGTAAGGATGGAATAGTGCAGTGTGGAAGGGGGAGGAGAGCAGGATTTGTGGAGCTTAGTTGCAACTGTGAACTCCTAACTGCGATTCAGTGATTGCTTCAAAGCTTGATGTAACTTTCTTCAAGCCAACGTCAAATATTGAAGAACAGGGGTTGTATTACAAGATCTTTAAATAAAATCTATGGTGAACTAATCAAGTGAAAAAAATTTCTTCAATTTCTTTTGTGGAAAAAAATCAAGGCATTATTAGTTCCTCGGAAAGATGCAAACCTATGGAAAATGACAGAGATTTCTTGCCAAATAGAAACTCTGATGACCAAATAATGAGCTTGAAGATCTGGATGTAGATGAACGGTCTGGGCACACCGCACACAGGCATAAGACTCCAGAAGAGAGTAGTACACCTCACTACCTCAGATATTTTCCAGAATCAGACTAGGACAAACTAAACAAGCATATGAAGTAATTCACCCTGGACGGGCTAGCTACATATGAATACATGATGTTTAGTTAAGCCTGGTCGATTGAAAGGGTCCGCTATTACGCACCTGATTGTTGTGCGGCCGGCTGCTGCTCGAGCTCGCTGGTGAGGGGAGACTTTGACCCGGACTTGGGAGAGATGCactcatttattttcttttcttaattttttaacGAAAGACAACAATACCCCtgtcttctttctctttcctatTTGTAGTCTGAACACAAGAAAACAAAGCGCAGTTTTTGGCACAAATTTTGTACACAAGCATCAGacttagcccttgtttacttcactcccaactcTCTACTTTGACACtacgcaaaaagaagatttcccatcacatcaaacttgcggtacatgcatggagtactaaatgtagatgaaattaaaaactaattgcacagttttattgtactttgcgagacgaatcttttgagcctaattagtcaatgtttggacaataattcacaaatacaaacgaaacgctacagtgcgctacagtgccagcacagtaattttggcactcccaattttgacaactaaacaaggccttagcaATACCTGTGAGAGTAACTCCAAGAGTttcccaaaaaattcttccccaaaattacGTATTGGGATTCTTCCAAAAAGTTTTTtcccctaaaaacatatcaacctatagcagatcgctaataactagcctcaatatttcaaaacagactACGTCATCGAAATTGGGCCCAACCCGGCGCCTCCCTACTCTCTCCTTatctcattctttcttcttcatcatccagCAACCTGAGCCAAACACCCTTCAACCACAGAACTCTGTAAGCAGAGCCACTTTTGTTTCTAATTCCccaagccttgtttagttgctaaagtttggaggtgacaaattactgttacagcactgtagcacactgtagcgtttcgtttgtatttgtgaattattgtccaaacattgactaattaggctcaaaagattcgtctcgtaaagtacaacaaaactgtgcaattagtttttaatttcgtctacatttagtactccatgcatgtaccgcaagtttgatgtgatggggaatcttctttttgcatagtgctaaagttgggagttgaggGTAAACTAAACAAGGGCCTAGTTTTCCTTTCCTCTCAGAGATATTTTTCAACGAGTCCTCTCTCAGATTTGCATCTGTGGTGTCAATCCAAGGCTAGATGGTGTGGATTAGATAATTACGCCGCCTCTCGATGCCTTGGTTTCCTCCCCATGAAACATGGAGGTTCAGATGTTCAGTTCTTCTCTGGGCGCCATGGGCTCCCTTCTTGGGAAGCTTCGTTCTTTGTTGGTCTCTCCCGGGGATCAGCTGCCAGAGCCATTGAAGCCACAGGACAAGCTCGAGCTCCTCAAACAAGATCTAGAAGAAATACATACCTTGCTTATGGATCTTTCAAGGGTGGAAGCTCCCAAGACCATGGCCAAACTCTGGATGAACCAGGTGCGTGAACTGTCTTATGACATCGAGGATTGCATTGACAAGATGATGCACCCCCCTTCCAATACTGGCGAGGAGAACCGATTTGATGTCGAAGAATTTAATACTCTAATGAAGCAGGCAAGCGACGCCCGCAAACGATACCACAGGTATGATCTTGGGCGTTGGGCATCCAATCCTACCTTTAGGGTCGTCAACAGGCAAGTTTGGGTTCCAACCATGGACCTCGTTGGTATTGGTGATTCGAGGGCCAATCTTATCAATTTGCTTAGCAACGAAGCAGAAAAGTTGATGAAAGTAATATCTGTACTTGGACCTGTGGGTGTTGGTAAGACTACACTTGCCAAAGAAGTGTACCGTCAAATGAGAGGACAATTCAAGTGTCGAGCTTTTGTGCGAGCCTCAAAGACGCCTGATACAAGGAGGCTTCTCCGGAGCATCATCTCGCAGATCCAGCGCCATCAACAACCTCCTCATGGTCTCCCCGTGCAAGAGCTTATTGATTACATAAGAAAACATCTGCAACAGAAGAGGTATATATGTTACACCCTAGTGCTCCATCCTATATATCCAAAAGCAAGTAGTAACCCTTTCGGACAATCTGTGTGATGCAATTGATTGAGGGTCActgaatttactaaaaatctaGATGTACTAGTCGTTTTCCATATGTATATAATCTCAAGTTCAGCTTTCTATTTATGAGTAGCAAAAATGGGAAATTTGAAAACTTTTATATTGAAAGGGAAATATGTTTATTAACAAAGACAGATATTACTACAGACAACAAAAAATTTTTGCTTCTTCGAAGGCACTTGGGCTTGTAGTTGAATCTTTTAAAGTTTGATAAAGTAAATACCAATATTTTGGAGCTTACAAACTCCATTGCATGCAAAGATTGTGAGACCAAATAGATTGAAGTGAGTCTTTCAGAGATTGTGAGACCAAATAGATTGTGAGCCAATATTCCTTCAAAGTCATAATTTCTAATTTGAATTATCAATTGTCCTGGCACAACATATTTCTAACATCTTAAATTATCTGGCAGGTATTTTATTATAATTGATGGATTATGGGAAACAATTTCTTGGGATATTGTTAATGGTGCTTTTCCAGAGGGTATTGATTGTAGTAGAATATTAATAACGACTGACTTTGAGGAGGTAGCTCTCGAGTGTTCTGATTATCAATCTGATTGTATTTTTAAGATGGAGCCACTAAGTAGAAATAATTCAAGAGAATTGTTCCTCAATAGATTGTTCGGCTCCAAGCATGAATGCACTGAACAACTTAAGGATGTTTCAGAAAAAATTATTGAAAAATGTGGTGGTCTGCCACTAGCAACAATTTGCATAGCTAGTATTCTAGTAAGCCAATCGGACAACTCAGAGCTATGGCTGCATGTCAATGAATGCTTATCTAGCTTTATAAGAAAGAATCTTACTTCAGAAGGCATGCTCAGCGAAATAGTAGGGATGAGCTACAATAGTCTTTCGGACCATTTGAAGACATGCCTACTATATCTTAGTATGTACCCTGAGGGGTACACATTCTTGAAgaccgatttggtgaagcaatGGATGGCCGAAGGTTTTATCAGTGCAGTAGAAGGAAAAGATACAGGCGAAGTTGCAGAGTTTTATTTTGATGAGCTTGTCTGCAGGGGACTCATTCTGCCAAACTGTATAGGTTTCTCAGATGAGGATATCTTCTATACAGTGCACTCCACAGTATTTGAAGTTATTAGGTGCAAGTCAATGGAGGAGAATTTTGCTACTGTTATAGACTACTCTGAAGCCATTACAAAGCTTTCTGCGAAGGTTCGTCGCCTGTCACTCACTTTCAGCAGTGCAAAGTATGCAACGAAACCCGATGGCATCGCACTATCAGAACTACGATCTCTCACCTTCTATGGGCTTGTCAACTGTCTGCCTTCAATTATGGAGTTTAAGCTACTTCGAG containing:
- the LOC101768351 gene encoding disease resistance protein RPP13, yielding MKDPGLLSAFVDNLVSRLFSLVEEKYKLYKGFEGDVTFLMRELPMITSAIDGQLLGQDDHILRLSVEELRHVAHEMEDCIDHIMYDASWDQQPWYCKYMKSGRKRKSRSQLGEEMQHLRYRLEEALQRQQRYSVSHSSSSQLAQSSWDQHVLPDDLVGIDAPLEELLEQLAEAEGQPKQLRVISIVGFCGLGKTILARELYNSEIGKQFEERAWVSGTHGDPGELLSEILRQLNKPDLVTSNVNQLSADLCNFLNNKRYFIVIDGMRSDQWSIVKSAFPRDVSSRIVVTTKIQSVANTCSSTHGYIHKMRRLDEKHSKQLFLRNACPGEYSDYLQPDSAAILNKCDGQPLALTTVGHFMRKKSWPTGQDCEDVCNKARFYDLQSGDDTLDRMHQVLTHDYASLPSHALKACFLYFAMFPSNHPVRAKRIKSQWIAEGFLQPTNLCNDPAAENFEKLMNQNIIQPINVSINTKVKTCKTYGMMHEFITLKSLCENFITLFDGGELQPNHARRISLHHNGITDEASFNIDLSLVRSLIVFGKAGKDMLNFNKYQLLRVLDLEDCTDLQNDHLREVCNLLLLKYLSLGGNVTSLPKEIKQLKLLETLDLRRTNVKILPTEVIQLPYLIHLFGKFKLRDKAMQDELQKFLASGKCKLQTLGGFLVDESEGFAELMGYMKKMRKVKIWCESSATSTKLTTLQKAIQEFIHDEKDASNDPRSLSLYFDGCSEDFLKDLKAPCYLRSLKLQGRLLELPGFVTALRRLRELYLQSTKMTADLLTALTNLTHLQYLKLIADELEEIHIKDKALPRLLGLCFVLQRPTFPKVEKGALPFLKSLQLLCKDMNGLCGIQINGFTRLSEVMLDCRVTDGTKANWVRAAKEHPNRPIVVLKRAIPPKVDHGGDSTAAGKTENEIVDCSVLSEEQVQETHTQMPHDETDSAFNNMGQQVVCAALTGSSIANNGRVAS